GCAAGGAAATGGCCCACATTAGACGCTCGTCGAGTGTACCGTGCAAATCTGGACCTAATCGTGACTCGTCCAGTTCGAACGATTCTGGAGTTTCTACATGCTCTCTGAAACATCACGGTGCTGATTTTGCAGAATTCGAACTGCCATTGACCACTTCAATGTCGAGCAGAAGGCACAACCACGCCTTAGCTCAACGACAAGCTAAAGGATCACATCCCGATTGTTTGCACTCATCACTACCAAGGAAATCGAAATCATCTGACCCGTTAAGAGACTTGACATTCCAATTTCAGAAAATCATCATACCGGCTAAATCCTCTTCAGCAGAAGCTGAAGTTCCAGTATGTCCTCCTAAAGTTGTCAAAGGTAaaccaaaatacatatgtacatacatagattcttCAAAATACTATCAATAAACATACGTGTATcttgatatttatataattctaGGTGTAATAGATTCACACAGTTCAAGTAGTGGAGCATCAGACATGTCGGACTATATAGAAACACTGTCAATGTCATCTCACAGTTCCTCCGATACTCCGGAAACACTTAGGTAACTATTTCGTTTGTTATGAACAAGCTTTTTTATCAATTTGTAAACTAATGCACacgttataatttatttttaggatAAATAGGCAAGCGACGAATACATTGAGACCACGTTCTGGAAAGGAATATCATAGTATAGACCAAACGATGCTGACTGCGCATCCGACAGATGCACGCATAACTGGATGGATATAAATTGTGTGATATTAAGACATTGCTCAGGCGTTACATACACTTTGGCAATATTGATGAAAAATTGTATAGTATctatattcaaaaataacgaTGACGTTCTTATaattaaatacgtacatatgtgttcgtgcttattatattacattaaatttttttagaatCATTTGATGCATTGATTTATATGATATtgttttcaatcaatttttttgtacataaattgtaaCGTGTTGTGATTTTCGTAAGTCGAATGTTTGAAGTTAGGTTTTCGCCGAATATTTTTAGTCTCAACTTTAATGAGCTCTAGACTTTTTTCATACCgttcaaatttaatatgtattaaattttctagTCAAAACAGCCATTCAATCGTGACGCTGTTTTAACGATGCAATATACAATACCAaagacttttattttatatctataagctaattatattaataagctttattgaaaaataatacttcttatttataatatgtattacatatattaaatcaatctattggaattgattttataaaCTTTTACCGTATTAAtagacatattatttatttatatattccaCACAAAAGTTATTCCTTTTACAATGAGACTGAATCTATAACTAAACAAACTTTTAATTTCCCATTGAAATCTTGTTTGGTTTTACTGCAATtatagcaaaaaataataacaggGATAACGTAATATTTACGACAATGTCCGTTTCATTCATACTTTGGTTGCTCTATTGACGTTAttgtaaatttacataattattgTAAGAATGCAaagtttataaatatacaagCAATGTATTATAACTGACCGATTACTATTGGATATGTAATAAGCCATTTTGAATCCTATACATGTTGTAACTTAGGACTACTGTGCCGTAATTTAAGACTAACGAATCTAGACCGAGTTGCAATGGGGTATTTCTAGTCTGTAAGATTGTGCGACAgagtaaataaatttgtataaagagatgttgtattaattaaatgtacattacatataaaaatataaaagaaatatctagaatacttttttacataaaaaaaattatacgattAACATCGACATATTTGTCATTGAGATTTTTCTAATTGAACTCGTAAAAATCAATTGTGCAAatcttgatatatttttgcaaagcggttgagaaataattgaaaatttatatgattGTTATTTATCGCACTTAAACCGTGTCATGCATTAagtaacaattttaaaaatataaatttgtgcATTTACAATCAATTATTTCTTGACCATCACACAATGAACCAGTGCCAGTCCAAGAATTTTTATAGCAGGGCAGTATGTAGTAACGATGGTTCTTTTTAAAACATAAACTTTTTGAAAAACCTACTtatacaatgtattatacataaaatgaaaGCACAAGATTAAAATAACTTCAACGAAAAAGTCAAATTTGTTGTAATACCagttcattttcaaaataaacttcCTACTATGTAGAGAAAGTATAATAGTATTTTTAGCTCTGGGTATATTAAAATCTAGGGCCGGCACTGAAATGTACTCATCAAGCAATAATGGatttaaaacacattttcaTAAACTTTTTACTACCAAAATCGTAAAAATTCCTTTATAAAATTGcatataaaatcatatttatccACATTATACGTATACATTTCCTTCAaggataaacaaataattgttaTGAACTACTAATTTATATGATGAAAAATATTCCTATGTAACAAATAATCAAAACtgaaatttacattaaaaaaaaaaactattttccaTGCTAAATACACATTCGGCTTTAAAaccctaataaaaaaaacatgtaaataaACATAAGTTATTACAAATATCTTCATAACCTCAAACTGTATAAACTATCATAACTTCAAATCTGTATACTCAACATATCCAAGATGTAAACTATTAAATGCGACATAAAATCCATTTCCaagtatttattattgtttatacattttatatgcatattagaCACTTTGTCTAGAACATTCCCTTTCCGTATTTTCATACACTTTTTTCTGAAAAGTTTTTTATGGAAAATTAtctgtgtatataaaaaaatgtatgttgaAACGACTGATTTtccttttaattgtattttatagtCAGAATTCCAAATGTGATCCATAGACATTCCTCAGCAAATACATTGATTTCAAACTGATATTGAATAATACattcgtaatatatttttatactgtctattaaatgagaaaaaattcGATCATCCTAGCAATCTAAATTAGTCCCATTTTTTATTACGAGTCATACTTTTATATTAGTGCATCGGATTTTACCACTCATTCATTCTATGTAAATATTCAAAACAGCTGAAGAGATATGTAAACGATTTCATTGTAAAACGTCAAATGTAACCGCACAGTAgtaacttatacatacatattatatatataatatatatatatatatatatatttggtatTTATTATGATGATAGAGTATGATAGTATCCTTGTAACTTATTCTAATAAATTTCTTTGAAATCACTGCCTACTTATTTAGTTGAATaacctaaaaaaaaaccaatgatCGACAtacttacaatatacatacatagaaataaaaagcaatatatttataaaataaatttatttgtcatatataaatgttttacaagtaattaatatataaaggtGATGACTGgctgtaattttaatattaaaaaaaaatcattaacaaATCGCTGATAATAATTAAAGTACTTTGGCAAATTAtaacactatttaaaaaaaaaaagctaaaatTTTTCACATATTCCATACGAAATTTCGTTGCTTGCAAACGAAAGTTTTCAAAGATTGcactaaatattataaaaataatttaatataaaaaaaatacaaacacaagaGAACAACTttcaataaaatgtaataatataatattatgaataaattttaatatccacataaaattaaatagtttttGTGTCACCCGAGAGATTAgctaaatgattaaatttataaaaaaaatcatagggGACACTCGAATAAATCAATACTCCAATTAGTAAATATAAGAACTCAATCAAAAAATACTGGGAATTTAAGAGaagcaataaaaataagatatgcATAAAATGTGctgttttttaatactaaaacAAATGAGTTAACATAGTAAGTAATTATAATAGACCTACGCATTATATTCATTTGAACAAACGCAACAAAATGCAAATCAATATGCTAACAATCTTAAATCCGAACCAAATGTTATATAAtgctattttatatacatttttttggaaTGCCAAAACTGAGAAGAACAAAAAACAAAACTCGTTAATATCTGCACTTTTATTAGCACCGCTATCAAATCAACGTTACAAAATACAGCAGACAAATCTACTCGTAAtattacaacatatgtatgtatgtatatgaatgaataCAATCATCACATTCACCGGAGGTATATCTGAGAATTACTAGCGGTCTGTATCATAATTTTAAGCGACGGAAGAAACGAGGCGACTGTCGAAAAGTCGGGACCGCTGGCCAACGATGTCAACGTAGATAACGAGTTTACATAATCGCCGGTCTGGACCATTTGCACGACACCGTGAAGCGTGTTTATGGCATTGCCCGATAACTGTaaacaatttcaaaaattaatttcaacattCATAGATCAcgactcatatatacatataaaatcactCACCCTATTCTCTCTCAATAGATCATAAAGCGTTTCTAGCTTTCTTTGAACATCGTCCAATTTGCGTTTCACTTGCTGCATAACAGAAATTTACAATTGCAATTACTCAATTCGGCAGTTTCGGTTAAAATAGTatcattcaaataataataaaaaaatatttacaggaTTATTAGTAGACTGTGCACACTGGGCACGCAATGCATCAAACACGGTCTGCATGTGTATATGTTGTTCCGGAATGGGAGCTTTTTGTACAGGTGCCGGGATCGGTTTTACCACGTTCTCAACAGGAGGTGCCTAAAATTTACCATAGCAACGATAAATACAAtcgaaatatattcaaaatgttaCAAATATTACCTGTTGTTGTTGGTTGTTCATCATATTTTGCATCGGTGGTTGACTAGGTGGCATGCCGCCGTATCCTTGCTGTCCTCCATATCCTTGTTGAGGAGCAGGCTCTCCTTGGAATGGCGTTTGGTATGTAGGAGGACCTGTAAGTGGAACGTGCTGTGGTGCTACTCCGTACAATGGATGCGTTATGGGAGCAACGGGTACATAGTCTTGCTTAGGCTGAAAACaacacgaacatacatacaatcacaTATACTCTAGAACGAAATCAGAACAAACAAACTCCATGAAACAAACATggtttaaaataaaagtcatgCTGTCGACATAAAAAGGAAATTAATATTGCATGAAAATACTATTACAGTGTAGTTTTAGAACCCAGTATCCACAGACGGAACACGTGTCAAATTCATTCattaaaaacttaaatttttcaataactacatatgtatatatttacacaaaTGAGATTCCTTGTGTGTAATTCAATGGTATTCGGAAAATTTTTCGAAAGCAATTCACCGAATGCTATTCTACTATGAACGTTTTCTTCGAAACGCAATTGTTCGAAAGACATATTTTCGAATCGCTGTTCTAATGCATATTGTTAGCCAAGTTTTTAAGCAGGTGGTAATATGGTGTAACAACGTAACTTAGAGATTGGGTAATTGGTGCTCTTCGACCACTAGTTaactagcgctgatcacctgatctcgcatTCACGCCAAAAACGcctcgacatacatatgtacaagctacatatatacaacagccaataaggtctcgcgacccatcaacCAATGATATCTCTGTTGAGAGTACACGCTGGGTATAAATGTGCTTCATTCAGAGCTGGCAGGCCGAAGGATCAAAAAAAATTTGCTACCTCTATTTGCttcgtctttcactccgatctcagaaacccctctacacgtccacgatACAACAACGTTATTTTCGACGCGATATCAAGAGATTTTAAAACTTATTATCTTATAAAGGGATTTCCCGCTCATTGATGAATTAACTAAATTCAGTAAATTGAACAAATTATTTAACTTTTGCAACTATGTTGTATATTATAGCAACTAttcacacacatttttcaaagACTATGAAACGTGATCAATTTTTGACTCAGTCGTGGTTCCCGCTcagtcaaattttcgcatgatcacatatattgatacttcgtatatacgtatgtacatatgtacattgattggTAGATAAATTATAAATGGAAAACCGCAAAACttattattttacacaaaaattatacatacaaaagtGCCATCTATCCATCAACGTAATAATTTACATTCGAAAAATGTGCTATTCTCGATTACTCGTATTCGACCAATTGATTTCGAATAATTTGACCGCATAGAATCACTCCGAATCAAAGATCGGCGTtagatggatgcttttcgcataaaaaaaggttcactatTGACAATTTCTAGAAAAAAATCATGCTTTTTTGCTTTCATGCTACACTAATAGAGcggtctatttttatttgaaaatcatcCATCTAACGCCTATCTTTTCTCCCAATGTATGACATGAATGTTGACAAGTGTTGCTCTGTGTGGGCCCCGAGTTCAATAACAGAATGAAAACTAGTGAGTTCAGATACtagatataataaaacaatttaacatCAAACAAACACTTAagaatttaatgtatataatacatagttttaATTTCAAGTGTATCATGCaacgatatttttttcattaaaaaaaaatcataaaacaacaaataagcataaattttaatacacagaCGTACATATCTCTAAGCAGTATAGAGAAATGAAAACTTGGGAAGTTATGTATGGGTAAAACCTAAACAGCAAACGGGTATTATACCTCATCTTTTGTACGATCGTGAGCGTGAGCGATCATTTGTTTCCATTTACGAGTACCCGCATGCTCGGCAAACATCTCTTTCTAACACCGTACAACATTGATAAATACAAAGCGTGACTTATAGTAGCAATAAATAATAGGgcagtaataaataaaataatagtataaaTCCTAGGCGACATAATAATTACAGAAAATCTATCCTAACTTACATAGCCGTGATAAAAATCCATTAGCGGCTTAAAACATAtagtttttcatattataatcaACAAGAATACACAATAAATACTTTATATAAGAAACATTTACCTGATTTTTCGAAGACGACAACGGCGGAGGATCGTTCCAACCGGACGGTGCCTGATTGATGGCAGCGTGTATGGCGTCAATCCCCGTCTCCGTTTCGCCATAGTACGGTGAATTATTCACACCGTTGGAGAGCATATCTGGAGGATTCATACTAGACGGATACGAATTGTTAGCTATTGGATTTAGCATCGACGGTGGATTGGAAGCGGCAGGCACTGACGGCATGGGAACATTTGGAGCCTGGTTGAAATTGCGAGCTGTATTGAAGGCAGTTTGAACCGGAGCAAATGCCGGTTGAGGAGGATTGTATGCAGGTTGAACAGGCGCAGCACCAGGCTGCATGAATCCCTGCCGTCCCCCGAATCCAGGTTGAGTATCAATTGGTCCCTGTTGATACCCACCAGGTCCCGATTGAACTGATGGATCGCGAAGGTATTTATTCCTACCGATCAATCCGCCTATGGACGAAAGAAATACATGTCATATTTTCCACGAGCCACTAtcgtgtaataaaaaatgagaaTTATACTGTGAGAGGAAGCACTAGACGGCCGGGGAGGTTGAGACATCGGAGGTTGCGACGGTGGAGGCTGAGACGGCGCAGGTTGAGTGAAACCATACGATTGAATAGGAGGAATCTGTTCAATTCctgaaattcaaacaaaccATTATATTATGTTGATAAACGCAAATGCTACTATTATaagacttatgtatatgtagatatactacCTGAATTGTAGAGTGTATTCTGATTCACAGCATTTGCTGTATAAGTGGGAGGTTGAGAAACTGCGCCCCAACTGTCCTGCTGTTGGGTAGCACTTTTATAACTGGACGTCCTGACTCTGCTTCCTGGAGTGTAATGATTCTGAGCTGCAGATCGTTGGGGTTGAACGTTGCTAGCTGAATACGGTTGAGCATAACCCAAAGCACATTGAAGTCGAAACACCAAGTCTTGATCTTGGAGACCTGACAAGCAAGTGAGAGCACCTTCTAGGAAACCTTGACTGGCAAGTTTCATTGCATAGCTCGATAGCAAATTTGACAAGTATCCAGTGGTCTAAATGTgcaaaattattacataaaaaatacataacaaatacaatattcaaattaataaatgtaaattactTCGATAGGACGTCCCCGCTGCAAGGCAGCCAATCTGGAGACCAACACTAATTCGGCGACTCGTGTGAGAGTCTTGGCGTCGATTTTTtgaatgtcgatttctttctgCCAACGAGCTACCAACTTTTCTACGCTTGCACTGCACAAATAGCAAATAATTGCTTCGCGGATCAATAACGGATCATTTTCCATTTCTAACTTATCACCGAGCGTTTCTGCAACCAATCAATCGCCAAATTTACAACAcgattcatttaatatttcgaTTAATTTAGAAGAAATCTATAATTACCACAAACAGAATACAACTGATCGGGCGAGCAGTGAGTCAAAGCAGCTGCTAAAGCTGCTTTCCAACCAGACGGAGAAACTCCCGTTGCAAATTCGGTCCAATTTCCACCGAGCAGAGCCGAAGATAGACTTGTAATTGCGCCGGTATTGTTTGTTAGATAACGCCATTGAGTTCGTTGAAGAAGATCAGCACCTCCTACAGCAAAAAGTAACATGAAAACAATCCAAAAAACAAAACACATACCACGTATTTCGATCCCTACCTGTACTGGCGATAACCAAAGCATCAGATGTTCTGCCAGCATCCATACACAGTTCTACGGCTATTTCCGTATTGCCACTCAACAACGCCTGACAAATGAGACCGTCGGGATCTAAAACAAATTCAACATTGTAGCAAAATTGATGCATCAATTGATTATTCACTAAACgaatgaattcatttttacCATCCCCCATCGGAATATTGAAcgtttttttagccaatttagcGGGAAGTTCGCTGTCAATCTTATTGGCCTGGGCTATACTATCGAACGCTGCTGTCGCATCTACCCCCTAAAAAATGAAAtgcattttaaatacaattattcgATTCCCGTTAACTTCCACCTCCGATTCAAACAACTACATACACAAAAGCGATGACACAATGAACGGAACATATACAGTCAGTAATAAAAGTGGTGTAAAGTCGTGCAGGAAACTGTGAAGTCTTACCGATATGTCTGTGCTAGTGTCTGTGGAAGGTTCTGCGTCAGTCTCGGACGATTCACTCTAAAAATTCAACCACACCACCATAGGAAACGATCGTAATTATAAAAAACGTATAAAGGATATTAGTAGTAGCGGAATGGATGACAAATGAATAGCATATTCAAAAACAAACATGTAATAAGTCAAAATTATTAgcattaataacactgagcaacataaAAATTACTGAATCGGAGACTCGCCAATCTTAACTGTTTGGTTTGGCCAACTGAATTCGaacatgacaatgatttttgttggtttcctcACATTTGAGATAtgtataagcgtttaaaaaaaattgcaaaaattttttactaggcttttctatgtttcacttcgcaaacaattgagctaaaattcctacagtcttccaatcgttttgaaactttgccattttgcgcggttaggtcaacgatggaaatttaaatcgatggtgaaaaataatcgtaataaacacttctaaattttcgaaatttttgaagACGGTCACATTtatttacagtaaaaaatgtattaataaaattgtattaataaaatgtattaataaaattgtgtatttttgacttttaaaattcacttgataattaattatacgtattttaaagcaataaaaaatcataatcaatataaaaaacatcgGACAATAgactccaatactcacttttggcagaGCAATACTAGTTTTAGAGTCAAGGACTGCAAAagcaaaaatctgtaaaaattgcgcattttttaaaagcttatattatatctcgtaaacgaaaagaagccaacaaaaatcattgtcatgttCGAATTTAatggatcaaacttagtaaatattgattcgCCTCTACTCCGGTAAGTGAAAAATGTGATTTCTGTTGCCCAGTGTAATcgattatacgtacatatgaatacaACTGAATGCAGGGTAGATAAATTCACAATTTAAAACCTTTTAAGCACCAAAAACACTGCCCAAGTTATATTTTTTAACGATTACTcaacataaaacattttatatacagaAACAAATATGATACAATGTATAAACATTAACAAAACAAATTGAAACTAACCCTACTGAGGCCTGATAAACGATCTGTAATTTGTTCTACATTCGCATCGATATTATTAAGTTGATTTTTGCTCGTCAATTTTGCAAAGTGTGCATTCAACTTATTGTTCATATCATCCATTCTAAATCCTggaagtaataaaaaaacaaataagctTCAAACAAtcataatatgatttaaaaaggTTAAAACCCTATTCACCTAAAAGATTGAGCATTTCAGCTCTAGGATTCTGCTCGAAGCTTGCCTTCAAGAAATGCCAAACGTATCTATCGTGCTGATCGTCTGACTGATCGCCTTTACGATTGCAATATTCTGTGAGAATGGAAGCTGCACCTTCAGCACCGCCTGCTGCAATAACCTCTTGCAATGAACGAGCCTCTGTGACCAATTCTGGTTCAGTGATAACCTAATACATAacagtaaaaatatgaaatataaattcattCAACTCACATAAAAAATCGACGATATTTTACCTGACTAATAAAAACTTCTCTCTGAGGTGCTACACCATTTTGACCGGCAGCTGCAGATGCAAAATTTCCAAAAGTGACCAATTTACCTCCGAACTAGgtacaaataaaaatcattatatttttaattgtaataatacatatgtaaaaacattataaacataCTCCGAATGAAGCTCTGACAGGTCTCTTCGACCATTGAGGAGGTCTGGGTAAAATCTGAGGTGATGAATGTATCTCAGTTGTAGAAGGCACAGGTGCTTGATGCAAATTTTCCATTCCCGGGAATGAatccattattttattactagtaGCTACCTGTAGAAACGATTAATTCGTTACattttgtcaatgtcatatgaaatattttattaattaaaatataatatgtactggAGGTAGATGTGCTCCACCGTTTATCGAATATATTCCAACACGTCCATCGTTGCTACACGCTGCAACGAGATTAGGATTTTTAGGGCACCATTGAACGTCATAAATCCATTGACCCGTAGAGCAAAGTTCAGATAGGACTTCTCCGCCGCCAATGTTGTTATTAGGATTCCAACATAGAACTTTGCCATCTTTAGAAGCAGACAAAAGCAAATCTGGGTCTTGCTGACACCAAGACAAAGCTAAAACGCCTTTTTGATGTCTTTCCAATGACAATAAGGGAGATGTAGCCAATCTGAAatattgaatagttttattaaataaaaaatcgatttgaaattttgaaatcaaatgAAAGTTTGATTGCGAGACCTTAAATCCCACAGTTGTACAACTGGATTTAAATCATCTTCCGATGCTAAGCACAGTTGAGTTGCAACAGTTGGATGCCAGACAGCTGCCTTCCATTTCGTTCTTGCTTGACCAtcactaaaattatatttttagtcataataaatactttttgaacataaatatgtacataagtaaataaatacaaaccatAATTTGATAATTGGTTCATTTTTTCTAAGATCCCACACAATACATCTGGTAGAAAATGATGATGCTAAAATATGTTGGACCTGAAATATGaagaacatattttaaaaattaaattatttctgagtcttttttattcgaaaatataatagatttaCCTGTCTATTCCAAGCTAACGATTGAACATGTTCATTCGGTTGAGATTTATTACCCGGAGCCATGGGAGTGCTTGTATTATTCAAATCCCAAATGTATATTTCACTATCAGCCGCACCGGATGAAAACAGATTATTTTGGAAAGGATTTAAATCGAGTGCAGAAACAGATCCTacaaagcaaaataaaataattaaatttcaataatagtaTGCGTATAAACTTTAAAACGTTTCATTAGATTATTCGTATGAACCAGTATGTTTTGTATTGGAAGCAATCAACGCCTCTTTTTTCTTAAGTATATTATCCACGTTGTAAAACTTCAGCAAACCACCGTCACATCCTCCAACCAATATACCACCGGAAGACCAAACCAATTTCTGAAATCTGAACAAAACGATGAAATGTATTACAAATTTAAGTACTTGTTTAATAGTGAGGCTCGCGCTTCACGtacaaaaatcaattattaagCTTTGCTGCGACTTCACCTTTAATACTGATTGATACAACTTACTTATGTTCACTGGCAACGGAAGCCTTCTGTTCCATCTCATACCCAGGATCACCCAAATTCAAAGAATAGAACTCTAGCGAAGCGCTAGAGCTGAACGATGAATCGACATGTTGAGCTGCCGAACCCGTCGCCAGCATAACAGGATGACAGTTCTGCGGTGACCACACCACATTTGCGGTGGTCTCCAACTCTTTAAACTTCATTTTGACccactgaaaaataaataaataaaaatatttcaactctcaaaatttctttaaaaaatcaaatatgtatattaattacaatttacattTCAAAAGTTAATATTTGTTtgccaactatgtatgtatgtatattcaaatacataaaacaaaGTTCGACGTGATTTTGTCACGCTATAATATGTAGTGCATATCTAAGAGTTGAGCTAatcaaaaattaatgaattaatgaatGTGATAGTTTTACAAAATGAGACTTGAGTCACATATTGCGGTCTCTTTCTTTGCCGACTCAAAGATGGGTGGTGTAAATAGGACGATACGACATGCATATATGTTTAGTCGATCGAGTAGATATCTCAGAGTAAACTTACCAGTGACGACAACTATGTTTGGAAAAGAGTAAGCGGACACTCCAAGGAAGATATCCTCGGGGTGGTGATGACGTGGAATATGAATGGGACGAATGACGTAGAAGAGGCTGTAATTGAGTGGCAAAATCGACAACAGAGGCGACGGCCGCCGGCCAGAATGACAGCTCGACGTGGCCGCCGACGCGAGCTCGCGAACACAACACGTAACCATTCGGCATATTCACACACTGCATCACCACAGCGTTCGTGAATCTACCAAAAATTAATATCCATCATTTAATCTAAttcttattaaatattcataagatATTATAGAAAATATACCGATACTTAAATCGTTGACCATGTGGAATTTGCGGCatatttggatttttaaatTAGTGATATTTTTTAGTGCTCAGGGAAATTAGCAAGCGTAGGCAAATAAGGACGAT
The nucleotide sequence above comes from Arctopsyche grandis isolate Sample6627 chromosome 4, ASM5162203v2, whole genome shotgun sequence. Encoded proteins:
- the Sec31 gene encoding COPII coat complex component secretory 31 isoform X2 — its product is MKFKELETTANVVWSPQNCHPVMLATGSAAQHVDSSFSSSASLEFYSLNLGDPGYEMEQKASVASEHKFQKLVWSSGGILVGGCDGGLLKFYNVDNILKKKEALIASNTKHTGSVSALDLNPFQNNLFSSGAADSEIYIWDLNNTSTPMAPGNKSQPNEHVQSLAWNRQVQHILASSFSTRCIVWDLRKNEPIIKLCDGQARTKWKAAVWHPTVATQLCLASEDDLNPVVQLWDLRLATSPLLSLERHQKGVLALSWCQQDPDLLLSASKDGKVLCWNPNNNIGGGEVLSELCSTGQWIYDVQWCPKNPNLVAACSNDGRVGIYSINGGAHLPPVATSNKIMDSFPGMENLHQAPVPSTTEIHSSPQILPRPPQWSKRPVRASFGFGGKLVTFGNFASAAAGQNGVAPQREVFISQVITEPELVTEARSLQEVIAAGGAEGAASILTEYCNRKGDQSDDQHDRYVWHFLKASFEQNPRAEMLNLLGFRMDDMNNKLNAHFAKLTSKNQLNNIDANVEQITDRLSGLSRGVDATAAFDSIAQANKIDSELPAKLAKKTFNIPMGDDPDGLICQALLSGNTEIAVELCMDAGRTSDALVIASTGGADLLQRTQWRYLTNNTGAITSLSSALLGGNWTEFATGVSPSGWKAALAAALTHCSPDQLYSVCETLGDKLEMENDPLLIREAIICYLCSASVEKLVARWQKEIDIQKIDAKTLTRVAELVLVSRLAALQRGRPIETTGYLSNLLSSYAMKLASQGFLEGALTCLSGLQDQDLVFRLQCALGYAQPYSASNVQPQRSAAQNHYTPGSRVRTSSYKSATQQQDSWGAVSQPPTYTANAVNQNTLYNSGIEQIPPIQSYGFTQPAPSQPPPSQPPMSQPPRPSSASSHSGLIGRNKYLRDPSVQSGPGGYQQGPIDTQPGFGGRQGFMQPGAAPVQPAYNPPQPAFAPVQTAFNTARNFNQAPNVPMPSVPAASNPPSMLNPIANNSYPSSMNPPDMLSNGVNNSPYYGETETGIDAIHAAINQAPSGWNDPPPLSSSKNQPKQDYVPVAPITHPLYGVAPQHVPLTGPPTYQTPFQGEPAPQQGYGGQQGYGGMPPSQPPMQNMMNNQQQQAPPVENVVKPIPAPVQKAPIPEQHIHMQTVFDALRAQCAQSTNNPQVKRKLDDVQRKLETLYDLLRENRLSGNAINTLHGVVQMVQTGDYVNSLSTLTSLASGPDFSTVASFLPSLKIMIQTASNSQIYLR
- the Sec31 gene encoding COPII coat complex component secretory 31 isoform X1 codes for the protein MKFKELETTANVVWSPQNCHPVMLATGSAAQHVDSSFSSSASLEFYSLNLGDPGYEMEQKASVASEHKFQKLVWSSGGILVGGCDGGLLKFYNVDNILKKKEALIASNTKHTGSVSALDLNPFQNNLFSSGAADSEIYIWDLNNTSTPMAPGNKSQPNEHVQSLAWNRQVQHILASSFSTRCIVWDLRKNEPIIKLCDGQARTKWKAAVWHPTVATQLCLASEDDLNPVVQLWDLRLATSPLLSLERHQKGVLALSWCQQDPDLLLSASKDGKVLCWNPNNNIGGGEVLSELCSTGQWIYDVQWCPKNPNLVAACSNDGRVGIYSINGGAHLPPVATSNKIMDSFPGMENLHQAPVPSTTEIHSSPQILPRPPQWSKRPVRASFGFGGKLVTFGNFASAAAGQNGVAPQREVFISQVITEPELVTEARSLQEVIAAGGAEGAASILTEYCNRKGDQSDDQHDRYVWHFLKASFEQNPRAEMLNLLGFRMDDMNNKLNAHFAKLTSKNQLNNIDANVEQITDRLSGLSRGVDATAAFDSIAQANKIDSELPAKLAKKTFNIPMGDDPDGLICQALLSGNTEIAVELCMDAGRTSDALVIASTGGADLLQRTQWRYLTNNTGAITSLSSALLGGNWTEFATGVSPSGWKAALAAALTHCSPDQLYSVCETLGDKLEMENDPLLIREAIICYLCSASVEKLVARWQKEIDIQKIDAKTLTRVAELVLVSRLAALQRGRPIETTGYLSNLLSSYAMKLASQGFLEGALTCLSGLQDQDLVFRLQCALGYAQPYSASNVQPQRSAAQNHYTPGSRVRTSSYKSATQQQDSWGAVSQPPTYTANAVNQNTLYNSGIEQIPPIQSYGFTQPAPSQPPPSQPPMSQPPRPSSASSHSGLIGRNKYLRDPSVQSGPGGYQQGPIDTQPGFGGRQGFMQPGAAPVQPAYNPPQPAFAPVQTAFNTARNFNQAPNVPMPSVPAASNPPSMLNPIANNSYPSSMNPPDMLSNGVNNSPYYGETETGIDAIHAAINQAPSGWNDPPPLSSSKNQKEMFAEHAGTRKWKQMIAHAHDRTKDEPKQDYVPVAPITHPLYGVAPQHVPLTGPPTYQTPFQGEPAPQQGYGGQQGYGGMPPSQPPMQNMMNNQQQQAPPVENVVKPIPAPVQKAPIPEQHIHMQTVFDALRAQCAQSTNNPQVKRKLDDVQRKLETLYDLLRENRLSGNAINTLHGVVQMVQTGDYVNSLSTLTSLASGPDFSTVASFLPSLKIMIQTASNSQIYLR